One window from the genome of Lentibacillus daqui encodes:
- the pth gene encoding aminoacyl-tRNA hydrolase, protein MKCIVGLGNPGRKYNKTRHNIGFMVIDELLHRFDTDLTKGKFNGKFTVEFISGEKVLLLQPQTYMNLSGESIRPFMDYYHISADELLVIYDDLDLPPGKIRLRQKGGHGGHNGIRSIIDHLGTKEFNRLRIGIGRPAEPMPVVDYVLGTFTKEQREDVTASIKKAADACQQWLEKPFIEVMNDFNA, encoded by the coding sequence ATGAAGTGTATCGTAGGATTGGGTAATCCAGGCAGAAAATATAACAAGACCAGGCACAATATTGGGTTTATGGTTATCGATGAACTACTTCACCGGTTTGATACTGATTTAACAAAGGGAAAATTTAATGGCAAATTTACAGTAGAATTCATTTCAGGTGAGAAAGTTTTATTGTTACAGCCGCAAACCTACATGAACCTTTCCGGTGAGTCGATCCGGCCGTTTATGGATTATTACCATATAAGCGCTGATGAGCTATTGGTTATTTATGATGATTTGGATCTGCCTCCTGGTAAAATCCGCTTGAGACAAAAAGGTGGCCATGGTGGTCATAACGGTATTCGTTCGATTATTGATCACTTGGGGACGAAAGAATTTAACCGGTTACGGATTGGAATAGGCAGGCCTGCTGAACCAATGCCAGTTGTTGATTATGTGCTAGGCACTTTTACAAAGGAACAAAGAGAAGATGTGACAGCCAGTATTAAAAAGGCAGCAGATGCATGTCAACAATGGCTGGAGAAACCATTTATTGAAGTGATGAATGATTTTAATGCATAA